The genomic stretch AAGACAATTGCAAGCATCAATATATCTAACAACAATCTTATCTTACATCCGCAAGGTGAAGATCCTGTAACTTTACAACGTGTTAAATAACCCATATAAACCGGCTTGAATATGAAATTCAGGCCGGTTTAATCAATATGTTCAAATTGAATGGTACAACCCATCAATAAATGCATCAGTTCGATTTGCGAACAACATTGGGTTTTTTCATAAATATTTTTAAAATACGTCCGTACCGAACTCAGCGTAATGCCACACTGTTCTGCAATATCTTCTATTTTATAACCATTAATTAACAACTCACATAAATCAAACTCTCGTTTGGAAAGCTGGTAACACTGTTGTAGGTAAGTTCTTGACAGGGAATAATGCTGGTTTTTATCCGTCATAAATAATGCAATCTGATGCTGAGCAGACTGTAAATGTTGCATATTTCTTAATTTCTTAAAGGGCACTACCGTCAGCATGAATTGCGAGCCTGCCCCATCACTCAACGCCAGGACTCCACCCACTTCAGTTTGAATGGTCGTATCTTCCAGCAAAGCACTTTCCAGAAGCTGATCAAAACGTATCTGCTGACTATAATTGGTTTTTAGACGGTTATGTATATCCAGATCCAGACATGAACTTTGATCAAGCATCTTTTGCGCAATGGGATTGGAATAACTTAAACACAGGTTTTGATCAAGCAGTACAATTCCGGTTTTTAAACTATCCAATACGGTATACAAGCTTAAATTATCTTGCTGAATCAAGTTGATTTGCCGGTGAATTTGCAAAGCCCGGCGTAAATGAATACTGATACGTCTTAGAAAATCCAGCTCAGGCTGTTCAAAAGGCTGTACTTCAGGTGCACGATGAATACCCAGTACCGCCCAACGATAATTCCCCCGATCCAGCAATACGCCCGCCAGATAAGATACACCGCCAGGCTTTAAACACTTCTCATAGAACACATAGTGATCCGTACCCGGCTGTTCTGCATAGTGCTGACAGTTATGACTTAAAGCATCGCCCATCTCGATCGCATTCCATAAGGGCATATGCAGTTTCATATCAATCACTCTGATACGCTCCTCTTGATAAGCGGCCAGACTTTCATTCGGGATATTGTGCGTATAGACAAAGTCATAGCCTGGATTAAGCTGATCCAGACCGGTAAAAATTGCACTCTTACTTTTAGTATAGCTCACGATATCTTTGATCACGTCCAGCCACAAAGATGGTAATACAGCAGCATCATAAATTTTTGCAATCAGATTATTTTCTTGTTCTAATTTCATTATCCCCTCCGCATTATAATTATTTTCTAATCATAGCGTTCAGAATTGGTTAACGAAACAGCATAAAGTGACTTTAAACTTGGCTAAAAATTCTTAAATCCTGCTCACTTATCAATAACTCTGGCCTCATTCACCTAATGAATCAAACTTTAACAAGATTGCCCTATTTATCTGTACTGACTACTTTTAATGTAATTCATAACAAATAATTTAATAGGGTTAAAACAATGAAAAAATTAACGCTTACTGCTGCGATAGCAGTCGTTCTTGCAGGAGCTTTAACCGCCTGTTCAAAGCCCAATGATAATGAGCCGATGAGTAATAATGCTCAATCCAGCCCAGCCATGATGGAGCAAAATAACGCGAATACCAGTGTGAACCGTGCTGATAGCGCAGAAACTTCGCTAGATTGGGCAGGTGAATACGAAGGTGTTTTTCCTTGTGCTGACTGTGAAGGGATTAAGGTCGAGCTAGATCTCAATCCGGATAAAACCTATGAGCTAAATGAGGAATATTTAGGTAAAGCTGGAAATAATGAGACGGAAACTAAAGGTAGTTTCAGTTTTGACCCTCAAGATCCTTCAATCATCACATTAGATAACAAAGCTGAAAACCGTAAATTCTTTGTTGGTGAAAATTTTGTTGAAGCACGCGAGATGAAATCAGGTAAAAAAATCGACAGTAATTTAAATTATAAATTAGTTAAAAAGTCCGCATCATAATTTTGTAAACGCATAAAAAAATCCCCGCTATTGCGGGGATTTTTTATGAAATGCTCGGATGATGAATTACATCATGCCGCCCATACCACCCATGCCACCCATATCAGGCATTGCAGGTTTGTCTTCTGGGATTTCAGTGATCATGCATTCAGTGGTCAGCATCAAGCCAGCAACAGAAGCGGCGTGCTCAAGTGCAGAACGCGTTACTTTAGCAGGGTCAAGAATACCCATTTCCAGCATATCGCCATATTCGCCAGTTGCAGCGTTATAACCGAAGTTACCTTCGCCATTCTTCACAGCGTTGATCACTACAGAAGGCTCATCACCTGCGTTAGATACGATTTGACGAAGCGGTGCTTCAATCGCACGACGAAGAATGTTGATACCTACGTTTTGGTCATCATTCGCGCCTGTTACGCCTTCAAGTGCAGATGCAGCACGTACTAGTGCAACACCACCACCCGCAACGACACCTTCTTCAACTGCAGCGCGAGTCGCATGAAGCGCGTCATCTACACGGTCTTTTTTCTCTTTCATTGCAACTTCAGTTGCAGCACCGATTTTGATGACAGCAACACCGCCAGCAAGTTTCGCTACACGCTCTTGAAGTTTTTCTTTGTCATATTCTGAAGTAGATTCTTCGATCTGTGCACGGATTTGCTGTACACGGTCAGCGATTTGGCCAGCATTACCAGCACCATCTACAATTACAGTATTTTCTTTAGATACAGTTACTTTATGTGCTGTACCCAAGTGATCAAGCGTCGTTTGATCCAGCTGCATGCCGATTTCTTCAGAAATCACAGTACCGCCAGTCAAGATCGCGATGTCTTGAAGCATAGCTTTACGACGATCACCAAAACCAGGTGCTTTCACCGCACATACTTTGATAATACCGCGCATGTTGTTGACAACAAGCGTCGCAAGCGCTTCGCCTTCAACATCTTCAGAAATGATTAAAAGCGGTTTGCCAGTTTTAGCAACAGCTTCAAGTACTGTAATCAATTCACGAATATTGCTGATTTTCTTATCAACAAGAAGAATGAATGGATTTTCAAGTTCAGCTGTTAAAGTATCTTGCTTGTTCGCGAAGTACGGAGAAATATAACCGCGGTCGAACTGCATGCCTTCAACTACGTCAAGCGAATCTTCGAAGCCTGAACCTTCTTCAACCGTGATCACGCCTTCTTTGCCCACTTTTTCCATTGCTTGCGCAATCAGCTGACCTACAGTCGTATCAGAGTTAGCAGAGATCGAACCTACTTGTTCAATCGCTTTAGAGTCTGATGCTGGTTTTGCAGTTGCCTTGATGTTTTCAACTACAGAACGTACCGCAATATCGATACCGCGTTTCAAGTCCATTGGGTTCATACCCGCTGTTACTGACTTGATGCCTTCATTCAAAATTGCTTGTGCCAATACAGTTGCAGTCGTTGTACCATCACCTGCGATGTCATTGGTTTTTGAAGAAACTTCACGAACCAGTTGAGCACCCATGTTCTCGAACTTGTCTTTCAGCGTAATTTCTTTGGCAACAGTGACACCATCTTTAGTGATGTGCGGTGCACCAAAAGAACGGTCGATGACAACGTTACGGCCTTTAGGACCAAGCGTAACTTTTACAGCATCTGCAAGGGTGTTTACACCAGCAATCATTTTTGAACGAGCTGAATCACCAAATTTTACGTCTTTAGCTGACATATTTGACTCCGAATATTGTTGTATCTTTACAAAATCTGATTTGGAATGAATAAAACTTTTTTAGCGCAGATTAAGCTTCTAATACCGCTAAAATGTCAGATTCTTTCATGATTAAAAGCTCTTCGCCATTTACTTTTACAGTAGTGCCTGCATAAGTACCGAACAATACTTTGTCGCCAACTTTTACGTCTAACGCGCGTACGCCATTGTCAGTGATTTGACCATTACCAACTGCAATGATTTCACCTTGAGCAGGTTTTTCAGCAGCCGAACCTGGAAGTAAAATGCCCCCAGCTGTTTTAGTTTCTTCTTCAACACGACGAATAACAACGCGGTCATGTAATGGACGAATGTTGCTCATAAATAACTCCATCAGACTAAGTCTTTTTTAGGTCACTGATGACGACTTAATTATTCCATGGGTCATCATCAAAAATTTTTGATGTCACTTTTATGGAGATGGAATAAAACGCTTCAAGGGCAAAAATGAAAAAAAATTGGTTTTTTTTAACGAATCATAGGTTTTCGTCTATTTATTCGGCAGATCAGCCTTCAACATAAAGGCTTGTGCCACTTCATCGAATAAATATTGAGAAATTTTTCCTGTGGCATCAATCAGATTAAAGCTGTTCGGTTCATCTTTATGTAGACGATTTGACGCAGAAGTCCCTGCATGTACATCATATACAGGATGATCCATCCCCAATCCGAACATCTGATTCAAATCATAAATCGCCGGTTGATGCAGATGCCCATGCAACACCGCAAACAGACCATGCTCTGCCCAGGCCTCTAAAGCAATTTTGGCCATCAATGGGCTGTCCTTGAAACCGCGCTTATTTTGAAAAGGCACATAAAAAGGCTGATGGCTGACAATGATTTTTAATTTGGACGCAGGTGCCTGCGCCAGCGTCAGGTCAATACGCTGAATCTGCTCAAGGGATAAATGCCCTTTGGTATGATATCGACGTCGGATCGAATTCACCCCAATCAGATAAAAATTTTCAGTTTCAAATATTGGCTCCAATTCACCAAAAAAAATCTGGTAACGGGTAAATGGATTGAAAAGCCGATTCCACAAATGATAGAGCGGAATATCATGATTCCCCGGGATCACCATATAAGGCGTATTGAGCTGATCTAAAAATTTTTTGCAGGCAAAGAATTGACCCAAACGTGCGCGCTGAGTCAGGTCACCACTGATGACGACGGCTTCAAGTGGATGGGTCTGACAGAAATGCCGAATCGCTTCTAAACACTCCGGCTTCTCTGTTCCAAAATGCAGATCAGACAGATGCAGGATCATGTGGCACCATTACGTTTAGGCTATCTTTTAATACAGAAATATTGAGTGGCGGGGCCATTTCCACAATTTCCCCATCAATCGCTACCATCAGTTTCTTGGCTCGGGATTCGATTCGAACTTGATCGGCTGCAAAACTATAAACATCCGATGCCTGGTCAATCTTGCCACGAATCAGCTGATACACTAGCTTAAATAAAGTAAGCTTATCACTTTTAGAAACTACAACTCCCGCCACTTTGCCTTTTTCAGCCGCTTCTGCAATGCGCATTTTCATATCCGCCAGTTGCAAGGGATTATTGCCAAAAAAAATCAGTGGTGTTTTTACCGGATATTTCTTTTGATCCACCCAGATTTTTAGTTTTAATTCTTTACGGTCGCGAATTAAAACATCCAGTGCAGAAGTATAGGCATGTAGCGGTAAGCGACCAAAAATACGATTATAGTCTTCACGTTTTTTAATAAATAAAGGATATAGACCTAAACTGGCATTATTCAGATAAATTTCCTGATTGATACGAGCAACATTCATACGTTGTGGCTGTCCTGTCGCAATCACTTTTGCCGCTTCAAGCAAATCCAGCGGAATCCCCAATAATCTGGCCACATAGTTAAAAGTCCCTAAAGGCAAAATACCGACAGGAATTTGCGTATTCAACACATGTTTGGCGACTGTATTTAAAGTGCCATCTCCGCCTGCCGCAACGATGATTCCTGACTCGCTAGATGCCAAATGCTGTTCAAGCACCTCAACCATAATTTTATCAAATTGCTGTGAATCATTGATTTCATAAGCTTTAGTTTGATAACCCTGTGCTGAAAATATATCGATCAGCTGTTCATAAATGCCTTCTGGCCCCTGTATGCGAAAACCAGCTTTATGATTAAAAATCAGCGATAAGGGTTTAGATTGATTAGACATTTTTCGCGCAATTTCATTGAAGCCTATTGGCATTTTGTCCAACTCATAGACAATTAACAGTGGCTTTATGTAAAATTCAAATGGCAACCATTTATTTAATCAATAATGAATATTAGAGATCTTATAAAATTAAGATAATGAT from Acinetobacter lwoffii encodes the following:
- a CDS encoding co-chaperone GroES, producing the protein MSNIRPLHDRVVIRRVEEETKTAGGILLPGSAAEKPAQGEIIAVGNGQITDNGVRALDVKVGDKVLFGTYAGTTVKVNGEELLIMKESDILAVLEA
- a CDS encoding diacylglycerol/lipid kinase family protein; its protein translation is MSNQSKPLSLIFNHKAGFRIQGPEGIYEQLIDIFSAQGYQTKAYEINDSQQFDKIMVEVLEQHLASSESGIIVAAGGDGTLNTVAKHVLNTQIPVGILPLGTFNYVARLLGIPLDLLEAAKVIATGQPQRMNVARINQEIYLNNASLGLYPLFIKKREDYNRIFGRLPLHAYTSALDVLIRDRKELKLKIWVDQKKYPVKTPLIFFGNNPLQLADMKMRIAEAAEKGKVAGVVVSKSDKLTLFKLVYQLIRGKIDQASDVYSFAADQVRIESRAKKLMVAIDGEIVEMAPPLNISVLKDSLNVMVPHDPASV
- a CDS encoding metallophosphoesterase family protein, with product MILHLSDLHFGTEKPECLEAIRHFCQTHPLEAVVISGDLTQRARLGQFFACKKFLDQLNTPYMVIPGNHDIPLYHLWNRLFNPFTRYQIFFGELEPIFETENFYLIGVNSIRRRYHTKGHLSLEQIQRIDLTLAQAPASKLKIIVSHQPFYVPFQNKRGFKDSPLMAKIALEAWAEHGLFAVLHGHLHQPAIYDLNQMFGLGMDHPVYDVHAGTSASNRLHKDEPNSFNLIDATGKISQYLFDEVAQAFMLKADLPNK
- a CDS encoding copper resistance protein NlpE — encoded protein: MKKLTLTAAIAVVLAGALTACSKPNDNEPMSNNAQSSPAMMEQNNANTSVNRADSAETSLDWAGEYEGVFPCADCEGIKVELDLNPDKTYELNEEYLGKAGNNETETKGSFSFDPQDPSIITLDNKAENRKFFVGENFVEAREMKSGKKIDSNLNYKLVKKSAS
- the groL gene encoding chaperonin GroEL (60 kDa chaperone family; promotes refolding of misfolded polypeptides especially under stressful conditions; forms two stacked rings of heptamers to form a barrel-shaped 14mer; ends can be capped by GroES; misfolded proteins enter the barrel where they are refolded when GroES binds), with translation MSAKDVKFGDSARSKMIAGVNTLADAVKVTLGPKGRNVVIDRSFGAPHITKDGVTVAKEITLKDKFENMGAQLVREVSSKTNDIAGDGTTTATVLAQAILNEGIKSVTAGMNPMDLKRGIDIAVRSVVENIKATAKPASDSKAIEQVGSISANSDTTVGQLIAQAMEKVGKEGVITVEEGSGFEDSLDVVEGMQFDRGYISPYFANKQDTLTAELENPFILLVDKKISNIRELITVLEAVAKTGKPLLIISEDVEGEALATLVVNNMRGIIKVCAVKAPGFGDRRKAMLQDIAILTGGTVISEEIGMQLDQTTLDHLGTAHKVTVSKENTVIVDGAGNAGQIADRVQQIRAQIEESTSEYDKEKLQERVAKLAGGVAVIKIGAATEVAMKEKKDRVDDALHATRAAVEEGVVAGGGVALVRAASALEGVTGANDDQNVGINILRRAIEAPLRQIVSNAGDEPSVVINAVKNGEGNFGYNAATGEYGDMLEMGILDPAKVTRSALEHAASVAGLMLTTECMITEIPEDKPAMPDMGGMGGMGGMM
- a CDS encoding LuxR C-terminal-related transcriptional regulator, producing MKLEQENNLIAKIYDAAVLPSLWLDVIKDIVSYTKSKSAIFTGLDQLNPGYDFVYTHNIPNESLAAYQEERIRVIDMKLHMPLWNAIEMGDALSHNCQHYAEQPGTDHYVFYEKCLKPGGVSYLAGVLLDRGNYRWAVLGIHRAPEVQPFEQPELDFLRRISIHLRRALQIHRQINLIQQDNLSLYTVLDSLKTGIVLLDQNLCLSYSNPIAQKMLDQSSCLDLDIHNRLKTNYSQQIRFDQLLESALLEDTTIQTEVGGVLALSDGAGSQFMLTVVPFKKLRNMQHLQSAQHQIALFMTDKNQHYSLSRTYLQQCYQLSKREFDLCELLINGYKIEDIAEQCGITLSSVRTYFKNIYEKTQCCSQIELMHLLMGCTIQFEHID